A window of Syntrophales bacterium genomic DNA:
CCTGCTGGGGGAGGGCGGGGTGGTCACCCATTTCGTCTACTCCCAGGAGCCTGACGTGTCCCGGTTCGGCTGGGCCAAGGCAGGAAAGATGGCCTTCGAGGAGGCGGGGCTCTCCCCGGCGGACATGGACCTTGCCGAGATCTACGACTCCTACCCGATCTTCCAGATCATCGGCTTCGAGGAGTTGGGCTTCTGCAAGCGCGGCGAGGCCGGGGAAATCTTCCTCCGGGGCGATACGTGGCCGGGCGGCCGCATCCCCTGCACAACCAACGGCGGCATGCTCTCCCAGGGCCACACGGGAGCCGGCGGCGCCGTGGCGCTCCTGGTGGAGACTGCCCGGCAGCTCATGGGAAAAGCGGGGGAGCGCCAGGTGCCGAACGCCCGCTTTGCTGTGGAGACGGCCGTGGGCGGGACCTATATGGACGCTCAGGTATCGATCCTGGGTACTGAAATACCTTAGCGGGCTGCTGAAAATGGGCCGTCTGCTGCGTTTCCTTCATCCTGCACCGCTCAACGTACTTCAAAGTACGCCTCGCGGCCCAGGATTTCAGGGGCCTTGCATCCAGCCCATTTTGAACAGCCCTTTGAGAAGGGAAGTAAGCCCCATGGTCCGGAACGTCGGGGGCCTTTCATCCAGGCATTTTTGAGCGGTCCGGGGGCGAAATCTGCAGAAACTGTCCCAATAAGGGGACCGATACCTGCCTGAGAAAGGGCCGCTGCCGCGTTTTTCTGTAAACCGGGAAATGACTTGTCCGGCAACTCGCCGGGGAGGAGGACTGATATGGACGCACCGAAGAAACCCGTTCCCGTGGTGAACCCCTGGGCGAAGCCTTTCTGGGACGCCGCGAAGGAAGAGCGGTTCATCATCCAGAAGTGCTCGGACTGTGGAAAATACATCTTCTATCCGCGGATCGCCTGTCCCCACTGCTTTTCCGACGCCGTCGAGTGGGTTCCCGCCTCGGGCCGGGCGACCGTCTACACCTACACCGTCGTCGAGAGCAACGCCCCCTCGGCCTTCATCGCCGACATGCCCTACGTCATCGCCGTGGTCCGGCTGGAGGAGGGAGGGGTCCAGATGCTCACCAACATCGTGGGCTGCAGGCCCGAGGAGGTCCGCTGCGACATGCCCGTGGAGGTCGTCTTCGAGACACTGAACGAAGACTTCAAGCTGCCCAAGTTCCGCCCTGCGGCGAAGTGAAGGGAAAGGAGAACGCGATGCCTGAAAAATACTGGGAAGATTTCGACCCGGGGTTCCACTTCCAGACCCCCTCGATCACCGTCACAGAGACCCACGTGGTGAACTGGGCGGGCCTCACCATGGACTTCTATCCCCTCCACACCGACGAGGTCTACGCTCAGAAGACCGTCTTCAAGGGGAGGATCGCCCACGGCCCGCTGATCTTCGGGCTCGCGGTGGGGCTGGCGGCACAGGCCAAAATCGAGGGCGGCGCCATGATCGCCTGGATGGGGACGGACAACATGCGCATGTTCGCCCCCGTGAAGCTGGGCGACACGATCACGGTCCATATTACCGTAAAGGACAAGAAGGAAACGGGCAAGCCAAGCCAGGGGTTCCAGGTCTGGCATTACGAAGTCCGCAACCAGCGGGACGAGAAGGTCATGTCCCTGGACATGAACTTCCTCATGCACCGGCGGTCCCAGGCGGGATGAGGAATCGGGGAGCGCAGGCGGAAAAGGAGACGGTGCGATGGATTTGAGCTTTACAGAACAGCAGAACGCCTTGAGGAAAACCGTCCGCGACTTCGTGGAACGGGAGATGCCCCGGGAATGGGTCCGGGCCTTCGACGGCAGGGACGAGTTTCCCCATGACCTCGTCCGGAAATTCTGCGACCTGGACCTGGCGCGGATCAACATCCCGAAGGAATACGGCGGAAAGGGCGGCGATGTCCTGGACCTGATGATCCTCTTCGAGGAGATCTCCAAGCGCCTGGCGGTCCTCTCCTGGTCCCTGGGAAACATCCTCCTCTACGGCAACGAGATCATCTCCGTGAACGGCAGCGACGAGCAGAGGGCGAATTACCTCCCGCGACTTGCGAAGGGCGAGATCATGTTCAGCTTCGGCCTCACGGAGCCCAACGCCGGGTCCGACGCGGCGAGCATCCGGACCAAGGCCGTCCCGGAGGACGGCGGCTGGGTGATCAACGGCAACAAGATGTTCATCACCGGCGCCGGCGTGACGGACTACACCATCACCTTCACCCGGACGGCCGAGTCCAAGTACAACGGGATCACCGCCTTCATCGTCGACACGAAGCTGCGGGGATACAGTACGCGGCCCGTCGAGAAGCTGGGCTACCACGGCTCCAACACCTGCGAGGTCAACTACGACAACGTGCGGGTCCGGCAGGAGGACATCCTGGGCGGTGAGAAGGGCCTCAACAACGGCTGGAAGCAGGAGATGAAGCTCCTCAACCAGGAGCGGCTCGTCCTGTCGTCCTGCTGCATCGGCATCGCCGAGGCGGCCCTCCGGGACGCCCTTGCCTTCGCCGCCGAAAAGATCAGGCGGAGCGCCGGGACCGACACCCAGTCCCTCCAGCACACCCTGGCGGAGATGGCCACGGACCTGGAGGCGATGCGCCAGCTTGCCTATTCCGCCGCCTGGAAGGAAGTGCAGAAGATGCAGCCGGTCCTGGAGACCTCCATGTCCAAGTACTTCTGCGCCGAGACGGCGAAGAAGATCTGCCTGCGCGGTATCAACGTCATGGGGGAGTCGGGTTCCCTGATGGCCCACGACATGCAGCGCTATTTCCGGGACATCCTGATCCTGGCCATCGGCGGGGGAACGTCCCAGATCCAGAAAAACATCTTGAGCAAGGTCCTGGGGATGTAAGTTCGTCCGGGGTCATACTGGTTTGCCGGAGGGGGAGAAGCATTTCCGGCGGATTCGAGAAGAGAAAAGGAGACGAGAAGCAGGGAAAGACGCGGAACAGGCCGTACGGGTGTGGGGGGGACCAGGACGAATGGCGTACCCGCGGGGCCCCCGGCGGTGAGGAAAGGATCGATACAATCACCGGGATTCACCATCGAACGAAAAAGGAGAGGAACGATGCAGAGAATCTGGGAACACAACTGGCCCAAGCAGGACCCCGTAGTCCCGCCCCTTCCCAATGAGCCCATTTTCGAGCTGATCCGGAGGCAGGCGAAGATCCGGCCCGACAAGACGGCGATCCTGTTTTACGGACATGAGACGACCTTCCGCGAACTGGACGACGCCACCGATCGCCTGGCCACGGCCCTCGTCAACATGGGTCTCAAGAAGGGCGACCGGATCGGCCTCTACTTCGAGAACTGCCCCCAGTTCGTCATCGGCTTTTACGGCATCCTGAAAATGGGCGGCATCGTCGTCAACGTGAGCCCCATGTACAAGCCGGACGAGCTTCAGTACGAGCTGGAGGACGCGGGCGTCGAGACGATCATCATGGAGGACTTCTTCTGGCCCGTCCTGGAGCCCGTCAAGGACAGGTGCGGTCTGAAAAACATTCTCGTCACGAGCTTTGCCGACTACCTGCCGGAGAAGCCGGCGATCCCTCTTCACGCCTCCATGTCCACGGAGAAGAAGACCATTCCCGGCACCATCGACTTCAAGAGCCTCATCGAGAAGACGCCTCCCAACCCGCCCAAAGTGGACATCGACCTGGAAAACGACGTGGCCCTGCTCCAGTACACGGCGGGAACGACGGGATCCCCCAAGGGGGCCATGCTGACCCACGGCAACATGGCGGTCCACAACCTGGCGGTGCGCCACTATTACGAGTACACGGAGAACGACGTCCACCTGATCATCCTGCCCCTGTTCCACATCACCGGCCTGGACATCGCCATGAACCCGGCCCTGGCCGTGGGGAGCACCTTGATCCTCTTCGCCCGCTTCGACCTCCTGCCCATGCTGGACGTGATCCAGAACTACAAGGTCACCGGCTGGGTCACCATTGCGCCCATCAACGTGGCCGTCTGCAACCTGCCCATCATCGGCAACTACAACCTGAAGTCCCTCCGTTTCGTCCTCTCCGGCGGCGCCCCGGTGCCCCTGGAGATCCACAAGCGCTGGAAGGAGCTGACGGGGACCCACATCGTGGAAGGCTACGGTCTCAGTGAGTGCACGGGCGGCATCGTGGGAAACAACTGCCAGAACTTCTCGCCGGGAACCATCGGCAGTCCCGTGTACTGGCACGACGTGAAGATCGTCCATCCAAACACGCCGGACAAGGAAGCCGGTATCGGCGAGGAGGGCGAGCTCTGGATCAAAGGGCCCTGCGTCATGAAGGGGTACTGGAACGCCCCGGAGCAGACGAAGAACACCGTCACCCCCGACGGCTACCTCAAGACGGGGGACATGGTCACGGTGGACAAGGACGGCTGGTTCCGCATCGTGGGCCGCGCGAAGGAGATGATCAAGGTCTCCGGCTTTTCCGTCTTCCTGGCGGAGATCGACGCCTTCCTGTACCAGCACCCGGCGATCGCCGAGGCGGCGGCCATCGGCGTTCCCCATCCCTACCGGGGCGAGGAGCCCAGGGCCTATGTCGTCCTGAAGCCCGATTTCAAGGGGAAGGTCACCGGAGAGGAGATCATCGGCTGGTGCAAGGACAAGATGGCCGCCTACAAGGTTCCCGCGTCGGTGGTCTTTGTGGACAGCCTGCCCAAGAGCGGAGCCGGAAAGATCCTGAGGCGGCTCCTGGCGGAGCAGGAGAAAAAATAAACCGGTTTCCCGGGTGCGGATCGTCCCTGGACGATCCGCACCAAGGAAGCGCGAAAGGATGAAGGACATGGCAAAGGCGTTTACCAGCGAGGATCAGGGCGGCATCGCCGTCATCCGGATCGACGTGCCCGGAGAGGCCGTCAACACGTGGACGAACGAGGCCATCTCCGGCTTCGAGGAGACCCTTGCCGAGCTGGAGAAAAACCGGTCGTGCTATCGCGGTGTGGTCTTCTATTCCGGGAAGGCGACGGGTTTTCATGCCGGCGCCAACCTGGACATGCTGGGAGGGCAGACGGACATCGAGGCCTTCCGCGCCCGGCTGGCCCATTTCAACGACCTGTTCGGCCGCCTGGAGAACCTCGGCATTCCCACCGTGGCCGCCATCAGCGGTCCCTGCATGGGTGGCGGGTACGAGTTCGCCCTGGCCATGACCGCCCGGATCAGCGCAAACGGTCCCCGGACCCTGATCGGCCTTCCGGAGTGCAACGTCGGGGTCATCCCGGGCGGCGGCGGCACCCAGCGCCTGCCCAGGCTGATCGGGCTTTCCGCCCTGCAGATGATTGTCCGCGGGGCCGTTGTTCCCGCCGGCAAGGCCCTGGAAGCGGGCCTCGTGGACCGGGTCTGCCCGGAAAAGGACGATCTGGTGGAGCGGGCCAAGGCCTTTGCGGAAGAGATCGCCCGTGATGCGTTGACGCTCCGGAGGAGTGCGCCGGACCTCTCCGGCCTGGACGAAGCCGTCGCCGCGGCCCGCGCCCTAGCCCGGAAGGCGTCCCGGGGCCGGGACCTGCCGGCGCCCCGCCTCGCGATCAGGGCCGTTGAGGAGGGACTGAAGTGCGCCTCCCTCTCGGAAGGGCTGAAGATCGAAACGGAGTGCTTTCTCGAGGTTCTGGCGACGCCGGAGTGCAAGGGCTCCATCAACACCTTTTTCCTGAAGACGTACTCGGACAAGCCCCTGACCATGATCCCCAAGGGCTTCCATCCCCGGCCCCTGAAGAAACTGGCCGTCCTGGGCTTCGGCACCATGGGGCGGGGGATCATCATCGACATGCTCCGGCGCCTCCAGGTGCCGGTCGTGGTAAAGGACCTCCCCGAGACCCTGGAGCCTGGAAAAGCCTTTGTGAAAAAAATCCTGGAGGGCATGGCGGAGAAGGGCCAGCTGAAAAAATCCGTCGATGACCTCATGGGTCTGCTCAAGCCCGTCTCGGGGTGGACGGCCGATTTCGCCGACGTCGATCTCGTCGTCGAGGCGGTTTTCGAGGATCCCGCCGTGAAGGACGAGGTCTACGGGGACCTCTGCCGGGCCGTGCCGGAGGACTGCCTGATCGTCAGCAACACCTCGAGCCTGCCGGTGGATCGGCTGGCCCGGAGCGTGACGTCCCCGAAGCGCTTTCTGGGCACCCATTTCTTTTCCCCCGTCTGGCGAATGGAGCTCCTGGAGATCATCCGGGGAAAGGAGACCACGGACGAGGCGGTGTACAACCTCCTGAATTTCGCGGCGGGCCTGCGCAAGCGCCCCATCGTCTGCAACGACAACCCCGGATTCGTCGTCAACGCCATGCTGTTTCCCTACTTCATCAAGGCTTACGAATTGCTGGGGGAGGGCGTGCCCATGGACGCCGTGGACAATGCCATGATGCGGTTCGGCCTTCCTGTCGGCCCGATCCGCCTCACCGACGAAGTCGGGATCGACGTGTCCTACCTGGTCCTGACCAAGTCACTCGGGCGGAAGGCGCCGATGGCGCTGGAGAACGTCTACAAGGCGGGCCGCTTCGGCCGCAACAAGAACGGAAAGGGATTTTACACGAAGGAAGGGGCCGTCGATCCGGAGGCGCTTCCTCTCGTCAATCCGCAGGGGCTGAAGAAAGAGATGACTGTCGAGTCCCTCCAGGAAATGCTGTTTCTCCCCTTCGTGGAGACGGGCAAGGAACTGCTGGAGAAGGGCGTCGTCAAGGGGCCGCGGGCCGTCGACATCGGCGCCATCTGGGGAATCGGCTTCCCCGCCGACAAGGGAGGCCCCTTGAAATGGGCCGACTTGACGGGCCTGAGTGAGAAGCTATACAAAAAAAGCTTCTACAAGGGTTGAAGCCGGCCCCGTGCAGGGACCGGAACGATCAGGAAACTCCCCACCGGGGAAAACGGAGGAGGTTGAGCGATGATATTCGGCACGACGGTCGGAGAGATGTATGACCGGTGCGTCATGAACTTCAGGCACCGGGTGGCCATGAAGTACCACGACGAATCGTACACCTATGATGACATGCAGAAATCGGCCTACAGCCTGGCCAACGCCCTGACGAAACTGGGGCTGAAAAAAGGAGACACGACGGCGTTCCTGATGGCCAACTGTCCCGAGTACATCTCCTGCGAGTACGGCCTGGCGAAGATCGGCGTCATCCGGGTGCCCCTGGCCGTCCTGCTGACCAATGACGACCACGTGTTCATGATGAACCACGCGGAGTGCAAGGCGATCATCTACCACGAAAAAATGGCATCCCGCGTGATGGAGATGATCCCCCGCCTCAAGACGGTCAAGCACTTCATCTGTGTCGGCAAGGACCCGGGGAAGATCGCCGAGGGCCATCTGCACCTCCAGACGCTCATCCGGGAAAACCCGCCGGAGGTTCCACACGTGGACATCGACGAGGAGGACCTGGCGGGGATCTTCTTCACCGGAGGTACCACGGGGCTTCCCAAAGGCGTGATGCTCTCCCACCGTTCCTGGATCGGCACGTACATCACCGAGATGCTGGAGCTGGGCTTCGGCTACGATGAAGTCTTCGCCTTTGCGACGCCGCTGACCCATGCGGGCGGGTGCCTGATGATCCCCATCATGATCCGCCGGGGGGTCTGCGTCATCCTCGACGGGTTCGACCCGAAGAGCTTCCTCGATGCCGTCCAGAGGCACGGGGTCACCTCCACGTTCGTCGTCCCGACCATGATCTACGTCCTTCTCGATTACCCGGACCTTAAGAAGTACGATGTGTCGAGCCTCCGGAACATCGTCTACGGGGCCGCCGCCATCGCCCCGGAGCGCCTCAAGCAGGCCATCAACACCTTCGGGCCCATCTTCACGCAGCTCTACGGCCAGACCGAGGCCCCCATGATGATAAGCGCCCTGCCGAGGGAAGAGCATGTGATCGAGGATCCGGAGAGGGAGCGGCGGATCTTCAGCTCCTGCGGAAGGCCGACGTTTCCGGCGACCGTCCGGCTCGTCGACGCCGACGGGAACGACGTGCCCCCGGGCGAAGTGGGGGACATCATCTGCCGGCACATCAACGTCATGAGCGGCTACCTGAAGAACCCCGAGGCCACGGCGGAGACCATCCGCGATGGCTGGCTCTGGACGGGCGACATGGCGAAGATGGACGAGGAGGGCTTCCTCTACATCGTCGACCGCTCCAAGGACATGGTCGTCAGCGGCGGATTCAACATCTTCCCCCGGGAGATCGAGGACATGCTCTTTGAGCACCCGGCAGTGAAAGGCGCCGCGGTGATCGGCGTTCCCGACGAGCGGTGGGGGGAGGCGGTCAAGGCGATCGTCGTCCTCCATGAGGGGAAGACCGCCACGGAGAAGGAGTTGATCAACTTCGTGAAGGAGCGCAAGGGGAGCCTCATCTGTCCCAAGACGGTCGAGTTCTGGGATGCCATCCCGCTGACCAACTTGGGGAAAGTCGACAAGAAGAAGATCCGGGAGCGCTACTGGAAGGGGTACGAGCGCAGGGTCTGAGGAACGGAAGAGCATCCCGGGGCGTCCCGG
This region includes:
- a CDS encoding 3-hydroxyacyl-CoA dehydrogenase NAD-binding domain-containing protein; this encodes MAKAFTSEDQGGIAVIRIDVPGEAVNTWTNEAISGFEETLAELEKNRSCYRGVVFYSGKATGFHAGANLDMLGGQTDIEAFRARLAHFNDLFGRLENLGIPTVAAISGPCMGGGYEFALAMTARISANGPRTLIGLPECNVGVIPGGGGTQRLPRLIGLSALQMIVRGAVVPAGKALEAGLVDRVCPEKDDLVERAKAFAEEIARDALTLRRSAPDLSGLDEAVAAARALARKASRGRDLPAPRLAIRAVEEGLKCASLSEGLKIETECFLEVLATPECKGSINTFFLKTYSDKPLTMIPKGFHPRPLKKLAVLGFGTMGRGIIIDMLRRLQVPVVVKDLPETLEPGKAFVKKILEGMAEKGQLKKSVDDLMGLLKPVSGWTADFADVDLVVEAVFEDPAVKDEVYGDLCRAVPEDCLIVSNTSSLPVDRLARSVTSPKRFLGTHFFSPVWRMELLEIIRGKETTDEAVYNLLNFAAGLRKRPIVCNDNPGFVVNAMLFPYFIKAYELLGEGVPMDAVDNAMMRFGLPVGPIRLTDEVGIDVSYLVLTKSLGRKAPMALENVYKAGRFGRNKNGKGFYTKEGAVDPEALPLVNPQGLKKEMTVESLQEMLFLPFVETGKELLEKGVVKGPRAVDIGAIWGIGFPADKGGPLKWADLTGLSEKLYKKSFYKG
- a CDS encoding AMP-binding protein, which encodes MQRIWEHNWPKQDPVVPPLPNEPIFELIRRQAKIRPDKTAILFYGHETTFRELDDATDRLATALVNMGLKKGDRIGLYFENCPQFVIGFYGILKMGGIVVNVSPMYKPDELQYELEDAGVETIIMEDFFWPVLEPVKDRCGLKNILVTSFADYLPEKPAIPLHASMSTEKKTIPGTIDFKSLIEKTPPNPPKVDIDLENDVALLQYTAGTTGSPKGAMLTHGNMAVHNLAVRHYYEYTENDVHLIILPLFHITGLDIAMNPALAVGSTLILFARFDLLPMLDVIQNYKVTGWVTIAPINVAVCNLPIIGNYNLKSLRFVLSGGAPVPLEIHKRWKELTGTHIVEGYGLSECTGGIVGNNCQNFSPGTIGSPVYWHDVKIVHPNTPDKEAGIGEEGELWIKGPCVMKGYWNAPEQTKNTVTPDGYLKTGDMVTVDKDGWFRIVGRAKEMIKVSGFSVFLAEIDAFLYQHPAIAEAAAIGVPHPYRGEEPRAYVVLKPDFKGKVTGEEIIGWCKDKMAAYKVPASVVFVDSLPKSGAGKILRRLLAEQEKK
- a CDS encoding acyl-CoA dehydrogenase family protein, which produces MDLSFTEQQNALRKTVRDFVEREMPREWVRAFDGRDEFPHDLVRKFCDLDLARINIPKEYGGKGGDVLDLMILFEEISKRLAVLSWSLGNILLYGNEIISVNGSDEQRANYLPRLAKGEIMFSFGLTEPNAGSDAASIRTKAVPEDGGWVINGNKMFITGAGVTDYTITFTRTAESKYNGITAFIVDTKLRGYSTRPVEKLGYHGSNTCEVNYDNVRVRQEDILGGEKGLNNGWKQEMKLLNQERLVLSSCCIGIAEAALRDALAFAAEKIRRSAGTDTQSLQHTLAEMATDLEAMRQLAYSAAWKEVQKMQPVLETSMSKYFCAETAKKICLRGINVMGESGSLMAHDMQRYFRDILILAIGGGTSQIQKNILSKVLGM
- a CDS encoding long-chain-fatty-acid--CoA ligase, whose amino-acid sequence is MIFGTTVGEMYDRCVMNFRHRVAMKYHDESYTYDDMQKSAYSLANALTKLGLKKGDTTAFLMANCPEYISCEYGLAKIGVIRVPLAVLLTNDDHVFMMNHAECKAIIYHEKMASRVMEMIPRLKTVKHFICVGKDPGKIAEGHLHLQTLIRENPPEVPHVDIDEEDLAGIFFTGGTTGLPKGVMLSHRSWIGTYITEMLELGFGYDEVFAFATPLTHAGGCLMIPIMIRRGVCVILDGFDPKSFLDAVQRHGVTSTFVVPTMIYVLLDYPDLKKYDVSSLRNIVYGAAAIAPERLKQAINTFGPIFTQLYGQTEAPMMISALPREEHVIEDPERERRIFSSCGRPTFPATVRLVDADGNDVPPGEVGDIICRHINVMSGYLKNPEATAETIRDGWLWTGDMAKMDEEGFLYIVDRSKDMVVSGGFNIFPREIEDMLFEHPAVKGAAVIGVPDERWGEAVKAIVVLHEGKTATEKELINFVKERKGSLICPKTVEFWDAIPLTNLGKVDKKKIRERYWKGYERRV
- a CDS encoding MaoC/PaaZ C-terminal domain-containing protein, giving the protein MPEKYWEDFDPGFHFQTPSITVTETHVVNWAGLTMDFYPLHTDEVYAQKTVFKGRIAHGPLIFGLAVGLAAQAKIEGGAMIAWMGTDNMRMFAPVKLGDTITVHITVKDKKETGKPSQGFQVWHYEVRNQRDEKVMSLDMNFLMHRRSQAG
- a CDS encoding Zn-ribbon domain-containing OB-fold protein, which encodes MDAPKKPVPVVNPWAKPFWDAAKEERFIIQKCSDCGKYIFYPRIACPHCFSDAVEWVPASGRATVYTYTVVESNAPSAFIADMPYVIAVVRLEEGGVQMLTNIVGCRPEEVRCDMPVEVVFETLNEDFKLPKFRPAAK